CTCTTAGCTTGAAATACCAGTTCAAATGGCTTTGTGTGCACAAATAAAAACACCTCAACAACAATGTCAATAGACATGTTAATATGGAAGGGGGAAATTTTcacagggtcccacccctagacaaagaactgtgGGAAACTAATGACTTTttggagaattagcctctcccaaggATTAGCCCCTTTATTGATTGCCCCATGCAGAGTGTTCAAAATTACAATTAAAAGGCAGAGActgaaaagacagaaatacagtCCTGGTGTCCTCTCTGAACATGACTGACAATGTTAGCTACATACTTTCCTTTCAATGGTTTCTATGGCACACATTTCTAGAAAAACACTAAAGAAATAGATGGATAATATCTCAACCTCCTCCCTAAATTAGGGACTGTGAACTTTTTATAAGTCAAACATCAAAACCCAATTATACCTGATTAAATCACAAGGAAAACTAGTGGCAGTAGAAAACAATCaatattcacattaaaaaatgtgGATGAGAGTTCTATTCCTCAGCATACCACTGAAGAGTCTCTTGTTATCACGGGCTGTCCCACCTGGTGTTAACAGCTTTACAAGTCATACCCAGTGTCTAACTGCTGCCAAGGCATCCCTGATGCCAAGATTCGCATCTGACTTGGAATGGAAGAAAGCAAAACTTGATGAATTCCCACTTTATGGCCACATGATGTCAGATTAATATGAGCAGTCTACTCAAAAGCCCTAGAAGCTGACTATATTTTTACCCAAAAAATACATGATAAAGAGTATTATGACAAGAATAACTTTCATATTTGGGTGAGGCTCCACTTCATCTGCATCAACAAGATGTTGTCTTATGCTGAGGATGACTGGCTCCAGATGGGTATGTGTGGTGCCTTTGGGAAATCCCTGGGCACGGCAGTCAGCCTTCACAGTGGCCAGGTTATCATGTCCACCCTGCAACAAGCTATAGAATTAGAAATGTGATTGATGCCCTGTGTAGAACAGAATTCAAGTTTCCTGGCTGCCAGAAGATACACATCTCAAAGACACATGGCAGGTAAGACATGGCTTATCCCTGATGGCTGTGGGGTCAAATATATGCCCGATCATGGTCTCATGGACAAATGACCAGCCCTGCATTCCTAAGGGCTTCCACTGTGCTCTCCTATACACCATCCAGCCATGCTCAGTAATAAATCTTATATCCAGTCTGCCACAGGAAGGTGGGTGATGGGAATATTACGCAGGCTTTGGAAGaataaatgtaatattaaaataacttttaaatttaattcacaTTAAAACCAACACTTCCCTTCAAGTATTCAAACTATTGAAAGTCATTTTGTGATCAGcatattgttagaaaatgaaaCTCTAAGGTAAACCATTTTGGTCCCCTTACTCAAGGAGAGCAGTCTAGTGGCTAAAGCAGAAACGTGAAAAATCAAGTATATTccaatgcaataaaaattagattaaaacacagaaataagaCATTTTGGAAGCCCTAAAGGCGAAGGGATATTGTTTCTCTAGAAAATACTAGGACGCTAACCACAGAGAGTGGCATGGTATGTAGACTGGAAGATGCAGGAGAATATACCAGAAAGCTATATGGCCATGAACCAGAGCATAGAAACATGAAAGCATTTTGCTCATTTGTGGACAAGGAAGTTTAATTCCCAAAGTCTTCATTGTCCTAGCTGATGAAATTCCACAATTGCAACCCCATAACCATAAACTTTGAAGTTACTATGTCTCCCACTTTCTCTCATAATGGCACCTTGTAATATGAATTCTAAttgtcatattaataaaaaactaaaagccaaatattggggcaaatgctgaaagatcagagacacaaaggaacaaggcactagagaaacttcttacTACTAGAGaaacttttctcttccttcctagtgctgggattaatggcttgTGCGTGCTTCTCAAATACtagtagcaaaggcatgagatcccaagtgtgaggattaaaggtgtgtgccaccactgcctggctctgtttctttcctatactgaatcaatctcatgtagtggctttgaactcacggaaATTCAGACacatctctacctcctgaatgctaggactaaaggtgtgtgccaccactgcctggcctctatatttaatctagaGACTGgtcctgttctctgatcctcaggcaagctttatttgatatacaATATGTCACCACAACACCTGCCTCCCATCATATCCTCTCAGCCTTGGAATCCCACTGATGttgtattctgtttgttttctctgtcacCTCTGTACAAGTCCAAGACACCTCATCACCTATATTTGGATTATTGCAATGACCTAGTGGGAGCGGTAGGAAGCTTTTTGCTttagttcctttttttccctcaagtGTAGTTCAATATAGTCACCAGCATAGTTATTTCAAATCATATCAGGCCAGTTATGTCTCTACTATGCATATCTTCATGATTCACtcataatagaaagaaaatgctaaCAGGGCTGACAGGATCAAACACAGTCTGACCCTCAGTGACCCCTCTGAGCTCCTCCCCCAACTACTATCTAAACCACTTCATTCATCATTTGACAAAAACAAcaacttcacttttttttcttctaggacttGTCATTCATTGTACCCTCTGGGCATGTAGTTCTTTCTTTGTCCAGTGGGTCTCCTTAATAACAATATTTAGAATGATATCCAACTACTTTACTTCCAAACATAAAATCATTCCTATACAGCCCCCATTGAATTGTCCTACACACCATTTATTACTAGTTAATGGCTATGGATTCaagcaattttatttttgatgaatAATCTGTACATCAAGTTGTCATCAAGTACAACCAAGAGAAATCTTATATTTGAGATAAGGAGGTAATAGAAGATATTGAATCCTAAATATCATGCTACTTTGGAGGTCATTCTTCCAGAACAACTACATCAGATTCTGAAGAAGGATAAAATTAAAGCCTAATCTCCCCCATGAACTTTAAGGGGCTAttctagaagaaacagaagggactaAAGTCTGCTGTGCAAACGTGACAATCTATCTCCATGGAATATATTAAGCAATGAATTTGAAAACGCCAGACATTAGCCAAGTAAAGGCAATATGAGAGAAGCCCTAGAGATATGTGGGCTGCCTTGAATGAGTTTTCAGTctgatggacagagaggaagaatggATTCCAAGAGGAGCTTATCAGTAGAGTCTCTGAATTGAGGAGGGTACTTAAAAGTTTGAAAGATTAAAAGTGTTACATTTGGACAGATCAGAGccttggaagagaaaggaaggtaaGGTGAGAGAATTTTGAAACTCTGCAGAGAACCTACCTCCAgtgaatgtatgtatgtcagGAAACTGCATGAGCTAAGGGAAGAGGGTGATGACCTAGGATTACGAATAAGAGTACCCAGTTCTGATAGCTATTCACTGAGCCAGAATGGAACACAGTTCTcagagcacttgggaggtagtcAAAAGAGTTTTTCCACAGCAATAAATCAAAATTAGTCATAAAGAATTGTTCTAGGTTTTTCATAACAAGTCTTAAAAACAAAGCCCTGTCCCATAAAGCAAATTATCTTCAAATAActtatttgtatttcataatgAATCTTAAGAACACTTCTAAAAGTTAACATTTATAAGATCTGGTACCCCAAAAAGCAAAGTCTCAAAATGTATGATATGATAGCTAACAAAAATTACCAGATActgaaataattagaaaatataacccaaaataaaataaggaaagtaATTGGTTAGTTTAAATTAGCAACGTTGTTAGATTTAGAGGATAAGAAGTTTGAGATAATTACTGGAATGTCATTCCATATATTCAAAAGAATTAAGATATAGACAATATTTAGAAGACTTAAGCTTATCTTCCATAGCTAAAAAGTGTGTTTGAAATGACAAAATAGAATTCAGGGTACATTAAACATTACATAAAGAAAAGCATGGCCTTTTACTTCATTAAATTAAGTAGTTCCACTGAATAACAAGCAGCTTTCACTAAAACCTTCTcagtgagatttttttatttccacttgCATTTTTATGATAACAGTTCCATGACAAGAGTTGTGATAGACTAATTTTGGTTCATTAAGTTTTAGGGACAGTATCTATCTGATAGGTATATTCAGGAAGCTGACACAAACTGAGTTTGTGGACTCCGTGGAAGGCACTGAGTGAACATGTGCAGCTAAGCCTGGGCACATACAGATTTGTGTGTAGAAGCCCTGTACCCAGGAGGTTGACTTATTCCCTACAGGACAGACAGCCAATATAGGGCTAGATTACCAGGGAAGATtcctttcaaaaagaaagaaaataattttcttctgcctgcctgcctgtatcTCCCAGAGGGATCTTTTGAGATACAGAGAAGATAAATTGAGATCACAGTGGTTAAGATCCCTGAGGCTCCAGATGTACAACTACCCTGGCCACTTCTGGAACTAGCTAGAACTCTAGTGTCTATGAATCAAGAAACCATGCTTCAAGTTCTTGGTAAGTGACTATGTAGGGGGTGCCAAATGGTTTCTACAGCAGGCCTTAACAGAAGATCAGAGACCTAACTCTTAAACCTGAACTTGTGCTCTCTTTTCCTGGATCAGTACAACTGGAAGCCTCAAGACCATCTGTCTGTAATTAGGAAGCCAATGTGAGGAACTGGCTTCTGATcgccttctctctttctctccctcccttactcactcctccttttcttcttcaagaCTCTCAATGGAGTCAGAAATGGAAAACCTAGAGAGTATACACATCATGTAGAGCCCAGGTAGAATGATTTGTAATTTTCTGCTATGAATATAGAAATTCAGAGGTCCAGGggacagaatatatttttaagtggATTATTGAGTAGTAAACAATTTTAGTAGGTGTAACATCAGAGGCAGGGGCAAAAGCTATAGCTGAGTGTTGGTGGAAAGATAATTCAGCAAGTTTTAGCCAAAATTAATGGATTGCTAAAAATGACAGCTCCAGAACTAAAAACTTATGCATGAAGAAACCATGAGCTACCTCCTATTCTGTGCACCCAATAATGTCCAAACTAACATGAGAACAGACTCCTTACATTCCTCTCTGAACTTCAGGATGTCAGGGGAAATATAACAGTGCTTCTCTAGTCCTGGTCTGTGGCCTTGTCCACCTAGAGAATGGCTCTGGCTGCAAGGCCTTCGTTTTGATTTTTGACTTAAGCTTTCTAGGATTACTCATCACATCCCTGGCTAGAACCAGAGACATTAGACCTCAGTGTCAGCCCCAATGTTGTCATTTTCAAGCTCTAGtcacaaagcaagactgaaataacaaaaaaatgtgttctCATGTGCTTAACTTCTTGAGCTGACTAGGCAGTTCCATGCTTGTTGAGTGGAGATTATAACTGAAGAAAGTGCATCGAAGGgagatggaaaaatgaaagcatgaatGAAAGGGACTAGATAAAATGATCATATATCATCGCCCAACATTTTATCTAAtgataaaaaaatcacattaaatctCTTTAAGACACAAAACAGTATTTCTTCCTCTAGGCTCTTCCATTAATCTTCATTCTTCAGTCACCAGATTTTTTATTTGATGATAGCCTCCAGAGGTAAACTCAAAATTCTTCCTGTTCCCAATATGAAAGTCCTTCATTCTTTTCAGGAATTCTTTATGATCCACAAGGGAAGTTTCTTGGTCACAGTGAGATGTAGGGCTTTGTAAgggataaatgtaatttttttcaaggaATTAGTCAGAAGATGAGgaagcaataaataataaaagcttaAAGATGAGTATGGTGATAATAAGGATATTTGTGATTAGATTGAAGATGTATGTGCCATGGATACAAGAAAAGCTAACAGGGATTAGGTCAAATGTCACAAATTATGGGCTTAGCAGGTGTTCAggaggccatgggagtatacagcaggtgacaactagtatttGACAGGTTGACTCGCCAGATGAATAACTCTCTGTTCAGGAGCCCCAGTAGGCAAAGTCCGTAGGATCACTTGTGGAACCTGGTTGTtatctgtctgtaactttctcatgtACCACCACTTACCTCCCTAAAAAAGAACAGCTATGGGGTTCTTTCCTCAGCCCATTGGTAGTGTGTTttccatctttgggcacacttatagttgtggatggtcaggaagatgatttctgttaaatttgtataattctgatgaataaaaataatatcagaacatttttctttattgaaacaggaaagtaacagtgttCTCAATCTCAAAGATacctaattttagacttcagaaacAAATTCAAAATAGACTAAGCTGCCCCTGTGGTAAATATACAAAGACTGTTTATTGCTGAATCAAGGTCAGGCTGTTTACATTGGGACAGTAATGACTGCACGTACTCCTAGGCTCAGGGTTCAGCCAAATAATTGTTTATTGCTattcctgaatttcaatgtcattttctgtCTGGGGATGTTTACCACTCAGGCTATGTGCTTGGCCAAGTGTTattcactggccagtcagtgtgaacttcctagcctgagagaaactgtgtgaCTCATCATGTGTTAAAAGAATGTGTTGGatcctgaaaatgtaacatattatTGTCCAGATTTTGAccataagagagagagaaggaggaatgagAGAGTATGTGAGTATGCGTGTGGCTGTGTGGAAGGGAGCTATGAAAAGCTAGAGAGAGAACTGCTGTGAAAAAAGCTGTACAAAGGGTAAGAAtaaatgtgtgtgggtatgtgctgaGGAAGGGATATGTAGGAACTATGTAAAGAGCAGAAAGTagtgagtgtgtgaatgtatgtaggTATAGCTGTATGggcagaaagaaaatgtaatatgtaATTGTCTAAAGTTgggcagagaagaagaaatgtgAGAGTAAGATGAGAGAGTGACTTAGTTGAGAGAGTGAATGAGtaaagaatgaatggatggatgtagtagtgtgtgaaggaatgtagcagagtagagagaagaaatgtgtatagAAGAGAGATGTGGAACTATGTAAAAAAGAGATGTCAAGGAAAATGAAGCTGTATAGAATAGAGATATAACTGTGCAAAAGAGGTATGTGACTGTGTGGAGAATGTATGGAGAATGTAACAATGTGGAGACAGagattttcagagaaagagatttttgaagatgaagtaaaaaaaaaaagttagcttcAGAAAGCATatatgtttccttatttttcccctcagatagaaaaagtctagcccttGCTGCCttcatggattttatttttgcatacCCTGGATGTGGCCTTGGAGTCAGCTCTCCAAAGGCCTCCAATACAGGTACTTGATTTATTCCTCAAATTAAAAGCAGAcgtattgaaataaaaaataacaggtGGAGTTTTTAATGCCTGTGTGTCACAAGGAAAGCTCCTTAGTTACAAACTCCAACTAGAAGGTACACTCTAACTAGGTTATCTTAAGGCCACCCTCCATTGCTCTCCATAATCCACTCCATTTCACACCATTTAAAACTACTGAAAAGAAGCAGCTAAGATTGGGGTTGGGAGTATGGAAttatgaaatggaaaaataagtAGGGGGAAATAGGTATGGAATTAACTGTCATTTTAAATCAAACTTTTAGGTTTAGCACTTTAAACcaaggaaaaacaatgaaaaccaatacaaaaaatgaaggaaggaagaaattgagtCTTATGAACAGTAAGGACAGGGGGAGTCAAGATGCTAGAAAACTATCCTTAGGATTGAGGCAGAGCATCATAGAAAAACCcagatagatggatagagagTTAGGTAgttagatagaagatagatagatagatagatagatagatagatagatagatagatagatagatagatagacagatagatatgcatttatatatgtatatgcatgtatgtatgtatgcatgtgtatatttgttaCCCTGGCACCACAGGAGACAGGAGTATTCATATTTCCACTACCCTTGGATCTAAAATAATTTAGACTTTTATTCTTCCACATTTGACCCCAACCACTGAAACTATAGGAAAAACACAGATTCTTCCCTGggtaaaagataaattattaaaCCTACCCACCCTACTTCAAAATATTGTAAGCCATGAATGAAGTgatatgtttaaaattaattttgaatttgcCAAGGTTGTTACTAATATACCTATTATTAAAACATTGTTACTTagatgcttattattattatcaaggCTTTAAAGTgggatatttttttaatttcctcttttcccCTACATACTTTGTTAGAGAACTctttctgataggtctgcctgaAGAAACAAAGGTCAGAGTGGGTCCCTGGGAAAGGAGGCCCATCCTCCTTCCACTGAGATGTTATCATTACTGATGGGGATGGTCTGGAAGGAGCCAGTAAAGAACTGGAATTACATCTGGAGAACAGAAGAGGCATCACTAGACACAAAGATTCAATATGaacctcttgaaaaaaaaaagtatgattttATCAGCGTGAAACTATCACAGAGTTCTGGGTTTCCAGTTTCACTACCACTTTGATTCCTTTCCACTGTACCCTAACCCCAGAACTACTTATTTTCTAGCATATTCCACTTTAAAAACTGTTAATTTTGTAGTAAGTTAAGCCTGTTGGTGTGTTTGTAAGGGTGTCtctctctgtaacccaggctggctttgaacaggGGATCCTTCCTACCCCAGCCTGTCAAGTGTTGGGAGGGCAGTTGTGTGCCACTGCACCTAACACTGTTGTAAGTTTCTAAGGTCAGGGAACCAAGTACATGGTCACAGAATCACCTACACTTGTTAGAGACTGCTAGATCCTAGAAAGACTTAGGTGCAACTGGCTGATTTGAGAGGTCCCAAAATACCACAACTTGCCAAACTCCAGGGTACTTGAGGTCGTTCACAGTCTGGGGAAGAGAGGATGCACATTAGAATCTTTGCTGTCTGTGACAGTGCTGCTTCAcactatttacatttttttctcctgcttctcCCCACTGTGAGATTTAGTCCTCTCCAAATAATCTATGTTCATTCTTGGAAGGGACGACTGTACCACCACCtcactctatatgaccattcttATCACAGCTCACTCATTTGTTATCACTATAATCCCACAGGGTAAATAGAGTTTCACTACCTTACAAGTATagatagtttttgttttccattttgtgaCCTTAGAGCCTAAGAGAATTCTAAGGGGAAACTCTGAATGAGAAGAGACATATAGCAATATTGGGAGTGAAAATATATCTCTGAATAATTCAAAGTGGAAGTGAACATGAACAGGAAGGCTTTATCAAGTGAACTCCACCATTCTCACACCACTGCAATCAACTGTTCTCCTTTAGTCTAGAAGGTAGGACTCCTAAAATCATGATGATCTAAGAAAGAGAGTGAGACCAATTATTTTATAAGGTACATTctcacatcaaataaaaattacttttgagACAAAATAATTGACTACTTTCACTGTAGaatagataaaatatataattaaaacaaaaataaatacaaatgaaaggcTAGAATGCTATGGGAACTAGAGACACTTATCTGAGTCCTTTTTTGTGCCAAGCTTTTGTTGCACTATAATAGTTAAACTGAATGATAGTTTATGTgagcattaaaaagaaaataaggagaaaaaaacatATGTAAAAAATATACAGTTTCACCTGCATGTGAAAATAATATCCTaagtgtttttctcatttttagtttCTGTAAAGATATACCAACTCTTTTGAAGATAAAATCAAATGTATAGTTAAATCCTCTTACTTTGGTCCTCTGCACAGTTAAAGTGATAGTAGTATCCCCGTAACAAGGCATCAGACATAAACAGATAAACTAAGTTGACCTGAATAACTTGCTACAATTGTATCTAACTAAAGCAACTTGCTCTACCTTCATATAGCTATATAGAACCTAATTCTTTACATCCTAATTTTACAGCTCACTAAGAGAAAGCTGTAGGACTGTGTGACAAAATATGACAGCACACAAGAATAACACCATCTCTACTGGAGTTTCAGACTTCCTCCTAAATTGTTTTGTCAGGTCTCCCAGCTGGCAGCTCTGGCTCTCCCTGCCACtcagccttctcttcctcctaGCCATGGGGGCTAATGCTATTCTTTTGATTACCATCCGCATGGAGGCCTCTCTGCATGAGCCTATGTACTacttgctcagtcttctctccatGCTGGACATCGTACTCTGCCTCACGGTCATCCCCAAGGTGCTAGCCATTTTCTGGTTTGATCTCAGACCCATTAGCTTTCCTGCCTGTTTCCTCCAGATGTATATCATGAACAGCTTTCTTGCTATGGAATCTTGCACATTTATGATCATGGCCTTTGATCGCTATATAGCCATCTGTCACCCACTGAGATACCCATCTATCATCACTGACCAATTTGTAGTCAAGGCTGCCACATTTATTTTGGTCAGGAATGCCCTTATTCCTTTGCCCATCCCCATTCTTTCAGCACGACTTCATTACTGTTGGAGAAATGTCATTGAGAACTGCATCTGTGCCAACATGTCTGTCTCTCGACTCTCTTGTGATGATGTCACTGTCAATCGCCTTTATCAGTTTGCTGGAGGCTGGACTCTGCTGGGATCTGAcctcatcctcatcttcctctcttATACCCTCATACTAAGAGCTGTGCTGAGACTCAAGGCAGAAGGTGCTATTGCCAAAGCCCTGAGCACATGTGGTTCCCACTTCATCCTTATCTTATTCTTTAGCACCATTCTTTTGGTCTTTATCCTCACACATGTAGCTAAGAAGAAGGTCTCTTCCGATGTGCCGGTCTTGCTCAATGTCCTCCACCATGTCATCCCTGCAGCCCTTAATCCCATTGTTTATGGGGTGAGAACCCAGGAAATCAAGCAAGGAATCAAGAGACTACTGAAGAAGGGGTGGTAAAGAGACCAACTGCACCCCTGCATTCCTAATGCACGATGACTTATTATGTTGATAGAAAATTGGCTGAAACACTAACTCAGAAAATTCTCATGAAGAAAGTAAGTCTAAAAAATGTTCCTGACTATACTCTTCCTTTAGAAAACACAATACCCCTCTACAAAAATTCCATATctcagccaggtgtagtggtgcctgcctttaatcccagcacttaggaggtagaggcaggtagaccttTTTGAATGttggccagcctaatctacatagtgaattccaggacaggcagaattacacagtgaaatcctttctcaaaaaaataaaatcaaatcaaacaaacaaaatatcccatATTTCTGTGACTTTTTGATTTTTTCCAATATTTACTAGTCTATTTTGTCTAAAATAGGAGAGTCCAAAAGGGTGAAGGCTATACTAGAAAAATAATCTCTAGCTACTTCTACATTGGCAATCTCTGCACAAGTATTTTATTGGGACTGTAGACATTAGTGGCCTCAACTGAAGCTCATTATCATAGATAATATTAATCCAATTGTACAGTGAGATTATGAACAGTATACAGTACTTTAAGGGTTAGCTTTTAATGATGCAATGTGGCTAGATCCTAGAAGCAAGTCTGCTTCATTTATGTCCACCCAGCCAACAtctttctcctgtcttcctccGTGTTTTCATGCAAAGCTTCTTTGTTGTTAGCCAATGCTCCCAAAGGCTAGAGCTCCTTGAAGAACTGATGTGAAGCAGTTCATCCTATGGGTTTAGGAGGAGGAACATCACATGAAGCTTCTTCCTTAGTTTCTCCACACTATTGCTGTGGTTGGAACTTCATCTCTGGGATTCACAAATGCCTGTGATCTGTGTACAGGGTTCTGTTTATGTGGATCAATATATTAGAAGACACTCCATAATGACACTTAAATATACAACAGTCCATTACTAGTTGGGTGGAACTTTTCCAATCAGCTTTCTTTATTCATAAGTCTTATTAGAGATTAGAAGTACAAAGATGTAAGGAAATTCACAATTATTGAGAAACGTAGATGATATATAGGCAAAATACAAACCAATCTAGATCTCAGGAATATTGAAGATTATTAATCTGGATCCAAAGGATCTTGAGAGGtcactttccttccttctacatataaacaactagaaaaaaatgagttACTCATACATGCAAGGAGTaacttgaaaaaggaaaaacaatctaAGATGACTGAGATTTGAGCTCTTCGTTCTAGGTTTTGAGCAACTATGAATGACATGTGGAGCTTGGAACAAATAAGGAGCATCAGTCAGTTTCAGGATCTTTGTTTGATGT
The nucleotide sequence above comes from Peromyscus maniculatus bairdii isolate BWxNUB_F1_BW_parent chromosome 1, HU_Pman_BW_mat_3.1, whole genome shotgun sequence. Encoded proteins:
- the LOC102904599 gene encoding olfactory receptor 56A3, yielding MTAHKNNTISTGVSDFLLNCFVRSPSWQLWLSLPLSLLFLLAMGANAILLITIRMEASLHEPMYYLLSLLSMLDIVLCLTVIPKVLAIFWFDLRPISFPACFLQMYIMNSFLAMESCTFMIMAFDRYIAICHPLRYPSIITDQFVVKAATFILVRNALIPLPIPILSARLHYCWRNVIENCICANMSVSRLSCDDVTVNRLYQFAGGWTLLGSDLILIFLSYTLILRAVLRLKAEGAIAKALSTCGSHFILILFFSTILLVFILTHVAKKKVSSDVPVLLNVLHHVIPAALNPIVYGVRTQEIKQGIKRLLKKGW